A region of Halobellus limi DNA encodes the following proteins:
- a CDS encoding type II CAAX endopeptidase family protein yields MDPLRSFVRRRRFSTFVLLTFVLTWVPWGIVAVDLQTGRSSFVTPLILLGGFGPFLAAIVVAAAGGDIRSWLGNLVDVGAPLSVWVAAVLVPIVLYVGALVVFVVFGGGFDRAGVLPAAAIPAIAFATLIRGGLEEPGWRGLALPVLQRRIGALQASLVIGVVWALWHVPLFLMPGSSQAGTPFALYAAVVVGISVITTWLYNAAGGRTLVAIVFHTLSNAVSVTTAGGVIGDEVASQVALLAVVWTAVVLIVWRYDTDRLSPNPLPNGGLDLTPPVPGSDRAGEASETPSRTDSPE; encoded by the coding sequence ATGGACCCCCTCCGCTCTTTCGTCCGCCGTCGTCGCTTCTCAACGTTCGTTCTGCTCACGTTCGTCCTGACGTGGGTTCCGTGGGGGATCGTCGCCGTTGACCTCCAGACTGGCCGGTCGTCGTTCGTGACGCCACTCATACTGCTCGGGGGATTCGGCCCCTTCCTCGCAGCCATCGTCGTCGCTGCTGCCGGTGGCGACATCCGCTCGTGGCTCGGGAATCTCGTCGACGTGGGAGCGCCACTCTCCGTCTGGGTCGCCGCAGTTCTGGTTCCGATCGTCCTCTACGTCGGCGCGCTCGTGGTGTTTGTCGTCTTCGGTGGCGGGTTCGACCGTGCCGGCGTCCTGCCGGCCGCGGCGATCCCAGCGATCGCGTTCGCGACGCTCATCCGGGGTGGACTGGAGGAACCGGGGTGGCGCGGACTCGCTCTTCCGGTGCTCCAGCGACGCATCGGTGCGCTCCAGGCGAGTCTCGTCATCGGCGTCGTCTGGGCGCTCTGGCACGTCCCCCTGTTCCTGATGCCCGGGAGTTCACAGGCGGGGACGCCGTTCGCACTGTATGCTGCGGTCGTCGTGGGAATCAGTGTCATCACGACGTGGCTCTACAACGCCGCCGGTGGCCGGACGCTCGTCGCCATCGTCTTCCACACGCTCTCGAACGCCGTGTCCGTGACGACCGCCGGCGGCGTCATCGGTGACGAGGTGGCGTCGCAGGTCGCGCTGCTCGCTGTCGTCTGGACTGCCGTGGTGCTCATCGTCTGGCGGTACGATACCGACCGGCTGTCCCCGAATCCGCTCCCGAACGGGGGACTGGACCTCACGCCACCCGTGCCGGGAAGCGACCGCGCTGGTGAGGCCAGCGAGACGCCATCCCGGACGGACAGTCCGGAGTGA
- a CDS encoding HXXEE domain-containing protein yields the protein MIAIHSTPTREFVVAVLAVGSLLFAMTAVATQRPTGVWGLLFAVFLGGYFLHAFLHVGQSVLLRGYTPGVVTAVGVVVPVSAYLYRLLFETGILDGRLALTTALLGIVVFFPVVLGAHRLASLRR from the coding sequence GTGATCGCGATTCACTCGACACCGACAAGAGAGTTCGTAGTTGCCGTCCTCGCTGTTGGCTCGCTCCTGTTTGCGATGACGGCGGTCGCGACGCAGCGCCCGACCGGAGTCTGGGGACTCCTGTTCGCGGTGTTCCTCGGTGGCTACTTCCTCCACGCCTTCCTGCACGTCGGCCAGTCCGTTCTCCTGCGTGGATACACGCCAGGCGTCGTTACGGCCGTCGGCGTCGTCGTTCCCGTGTCGGCGTATCTCTACAGGCTACTGTTCGAGACGGGCATCCTAGATGGCAGACTCGCCCTCACAACGGCACTTCTCGGGATTGTCGTGTTCTTCCCGGTCGTTCTGGGCGCACATCGACTCGCCAGTCTCCGCAGGTAA